The following proteins come from a genomic window of Dreissena polymorpha isolate Duluth1 chromosome 1, UMN_Dpol_1.0, whole genome shotgun sequence:
- the LOC127864573 gene encoding uncharacterized protein LOC127864573: MNFLCSIVIVLLVILNYSGAVVDRDAQEGKSVLLSVLGSLKDSRNDDGRYGSKTGWDKYSGDQTARRGGGGVVDDDGDDADLDTAISVLTKAVGDIDQGKTSVRLNNKPEVTSSLMQLTNNQEIPANVAAIIDSTLSNSKDKITDSVADLIKSASSKTTSYINQDDQSDVARAYNSATGKTNKEFPANFADFFKSFPSTNVKSYNDVNSYNDIKVTSNTDERSNVDVAKRMQDAFANAGDNKQGKWQKLSNGNFFKADNPSVQKYNDVKVSSSISNPDGSNINVNNILKNALGNAGNTGNAQSWQNAFKGDTPSVQNYRDVKVSTGNSDGSNVVVNKIIKDHIENQGGPQVWQNSYNADTPSVQNYRDVKVSNINSNTGSDGNKVIKDALASADGAQKNTWQSPPSGNSVRVDTPSVQAYNDNKYPTPNSNGKSDNSNTDFGKRLQDAFGKIGNGQQSSWPNFANVQAYQYNNKPNGQVSSTSDRQTYTNTKTEPKQVKSWRGSYTRAPNYGTTPGSSWGRNNAGQCLLRGELCKVGSGPECCASDNAYGSKVPLCCTRIASGSSRSDFGLCQPKNPGMTCDRR; the protein is encoded by the exons ATTCCGGTGCAGTCGTAGACAGAGACGCACAAGAAGGAAAATCGGTACTGCTGTCAGTGTTAGG ATCACTTAAAGACAGCCGAAATGATGACGGTCGCTATGGCAGTAAAACAGGGTGGGACAAGTATAGCGGGGATCAAACCGCACGCAGAGGCGGGGGAGGCGTGGTCGACGACGATGGCGATGACGCGGACCTCGACACTGCGATAAGCGTCCTAACAAAGGCAGTCGGCGACATTGACCAAGGGAAGACGTCAGTGCGTCTGAATAACAAACCGGAAGTCACGAGCAGCTTGATGCAACTCACGAACAACCAAGAGATTCCCGCGAACGTTGCTGCTATCATAGACTCGACTTTAAGCAACTCGAAGGATAAAATTACCGACAGCGTGGCAGACCTTATCAAGTCGGCATCCAGTAAGACTACCTCGTACATCAACCAAGACGACCAAAGCGATGTTGCGCGCGCCTACAACTCGGCGACCGGCAAAACGAACAAAGAGTTTCCGGCGAACTTCGCAGACTTCTTCAAGTCTTTCCCGAGCACTAACGTAAAGTCCTACAATGATGTCAATTCCTACAATGACATCAAAGTCACTTCCAACACTGACGAACGGTCGAACGTCGACGTCGCAAAAAGAATGCAAGACGCATTCGCGAACGCTGGAGATAACAAACAGGGTAAATGGCAAAAGTTGTCGAACGGAAATTTCTTCAAAGCAGATAACCCGTCGGTTCAAAAATATAATGACGTCAAAGTTTCTTCTAGCATTTCAAACCCCGATGGGTCCAATATTAACGTCAATAACATCCTTAAAAACGCGCTCGGAAACGCCGGAAACACAGGAAATGCACAGAGCTGGCAAAATGCATTCAAAGGAGATACGCCATCGGTTCAAAACTACCGTGACGTCAAAGTTTCCACCGGTAATTCTGACGGATCAAACGTTGTCGTCAACAAAATCATTAAAGACCACATTGAAAACCAAGGCGGACCACAAGTTTGGCAAAATTCATACAATGCTGACACCCCATCGGTACAAAATTACCGTGACGTCAAAGTTTCTAACATAAATTCAAACACTGGTTCCGACGGAAACAAAGTAATTAAAGACGCTCTTGCGAGCGCAGACGGAGCGCAAAAGAACACATGGCAAAGCCCTCCTTCCGGAAATTCGGTAAGAGTAGATACCCCATCGGTACAAGCCTACAACGACAACAAATATCCTACGCCAAACTCAAACGGAAAGTCCGACAACTCAAACACAGACTTTGGAAAACGTTTACAGGACGCCTTCGGTAAAATCGGAAACGGTCAACAGAGCTCATGGCCGAACTTTGCAAACGTGCAGGcttatcaatataataataaaccGAATGGTCAAGTCAGCTCCACTTCTGATCGACAAACCTACACAAACACAAAAACAGAACCTAAGCAGGTTAAATCATGGCGCGGTAGCTACACACGCGCCCCAAATTACGGCACCACCCCTGGTTCGTCATGGGGCCGCAATAACGCCGGTCAGTGTCTGTTACGAGGAGAGTTATGCAAAGTCGGAAGTGGACCGGAGTGTTGTGCGTCTGACAACGCCTATGGTTCCAAAGTACCATTGTGCTGCACGCGGATAGCTTCTGGTTCCAGTCGAAGCGATTTCGGCCTATGTCAACCCAAGAATCCCGGCATGACATGCGACAGACGATAA